The Camelina sativa cultivar DH55 chromosome 14, Cs, whole genome shotgun sequence genome includes a window with the following:
- the LOC104741331 gene encoding nuclear pore complex protein NUP54, with protein sequence MFGTPSSSPSFGTPSSTPAFGTPSPAFGTPSSTPAFNTPSSTPAFGTPSIPSFSSSGFGSSLFSTPFSSQQPQQQQQQQQPSSIFQQQPSSNFGFQSPFNNSAQQTPFPNAQLTTQMAPVAPIPYSLADRDIQAIIEAYKEDPTNAKYAFQHLLFSVTEPQYRAKPAAVSDIMWAEAMSKLEGMDSTERERLWPQLVQGFKDLSQRLKLQDEVLVSDRDRIKTTQSNVKMLQRHLQAHTFPSIERLRQKEQSLQRRMLRVMRIIESLEGKGFRLPLTKGEAELSEKLTAITRQVKGPGAELSRRVQSLQTISRAQANSIASGSSLYLPGSTKIDEQSLIDMQEVLQQETEAIGRLGNVLKRDMRDVEIMVAEDTEMTQDP encoded by the exons ATGTTCGGCACTCCGTCTTCCTCGCCGTCGTTCGGCACTCCCTCTTCCACACCCGCTTTTGGCACGCCTTCCCCGGCGTTCGGTACTCCGTCATCCACGCCGGCGTTTAATACACCGTCATCTACTCCGGCGTTCGGTACGCCGTCGATTCCTTCCTTCTCCTCCAGCGGATTTGGCTCCTCGCTCTTCTCTACTCCCTTCTCATCTCAACAAccacagcaacagcaacagcaacaacagcCGAGTTCAATCTTCCAGCAACAGCCATCTTCTAATTTTGGTTTTCAGTCACCGTTCAACAACTCGGCGCAGCAAACGCCTTTCCCAAATGCTCAATTGACTACTCAGATGGCTCCCGTTGCTCCAATTCCTTACTCTCTCGCCGATCGTGACATCCAG GCCATCATTGAAGCGTATAAGGAAGATCCGACGAATGCTAAGTATGCTTTTCAG CATCTTTTGTTCAGTGTGACTGAACCACAGTACCGGGCGAAGCCTGCAGCAGTATCAGAT ATAATGTGGGCAGAGGCCATGAGCAAACTTGAAGGCATGGATTCAACAGAAAGAGAACGCCTGTGGCCTCAACTTGTTCAAGGTTTCAAAGATCTTTCTCAGCGCCTTAAG cttcaagatgaagttctcGTCTCAGATAGGGATAGAATAAAAACGACTCAGAGCAATGTTAAAATG CTTCAGAGACATTTGCAAGCACATACCTTTCCATCTATTGAAAGGTTGAGACAGAAGGAGCAGAGTCTTCAAAGACGCATGTTGAGG GTTATGAGGATAATAGAGAGCTTAGAAGGGAAGGGTTTCCGGTTACCCTTGACGAAAGGAGAGGCCGAACTGTCTGAGAAGTTGACTGCAATAACAAGACAG GTGAAAGGTCCTGGAGCAGAGCTTTCTAGGAGGGTGCAAAGTCTGCAGACAATATCGCGTGCTCAAGCAAATTCGATTGCTTCTGGTAGTTCCCTTTATCTCCCTGGGTCGACAAAAATAGACGAGCAGAGCCTGATCGATATGCAGGAG GTATTGCAACAGGAGACAGAAGCCATAGGAAGACTTGGGAATGTATTGAAGCGAGACATGAGGGATGTGGAAATCATGGTGGCTGAAGATACAGAAATGACTCAAGACCCATGA